One uncultured Gellertiella sp. genomic window carries:
- a CDS encoding multicopper oxidase family protein — translation MNRRTFLKSGTVAALSVAFPFIPARASAALGLKAVSRTLEVNGRAATVFGLTGPDGKPGLVLDQAAGFHVELQNTLTEPTLIHWHGLTPPWPQDGVPDLPAPLLAPGERRAYAFDLASSGTNWMHAHTLQEQALLAAPLIIRSAEDIAADEQEVALMLHDFSFRTPQEILASLTGKGSAAMNMKGMDMGSGGMGSGNMDMGNMKIDGMKMDGSSMADQMKMPMDLNDIEYDAYLINDRTLDDPDTVMVDKGGRVRLRVINGSTSTAYLLDLGGLEGELIAVDGQPVAPRKVTRLPLSMAQRADIRLAIPKEGGSFPILALREGTPDRSGLILSTRGATVSRLAVKGEKAGPVLDLDFEAGLRAARPLADKAADRAIRLDLVGNMMTYQWGFETSQPLVARPGERLEITLANTTMMAHPMHLHGHHFQVVAIDGKRFSGAVRDTVLLPPMRQVTIAVDAGNPGKWAFHCHHLYHMATGMMTYLAYEGY, via the coding sequence ATGAACCGCAGAACATTTCTGAAGTCCGGCACTGTTGCCGCACTTTCCGTTGCCTTTCCCTTCATCCCCGCCCGCGCCTCGGCTGCGCTGGGACTGAAAGCGGTCAGCCGGACGCTTGAGGTCAATGGCAGGGCGGCGACCGTCTTCGGCCTGACCGGCCCGGACGGCAAGCCTGGCCTGGTGCTCGATCAGGCCGCGGGCTTTCATGTGGAGCTTCAAAATACGCTGACCGAACCGACACTCATTCACTGGCACGGGCTGACCCCGCCCTGGCCGCAGGATGGTGTCCCCGATCTCCCCGCGCCGTTGCTCGCGCCGGGCGAAAGGCGCGCCTATGCCTTCGATCTCGCCAGTTCCGGCACCAACTGGATGCATGCCCATACCTTGCAGGAGCAGGCCCTGCTCGCCGCGCCGCTGATCATCCGCTCTGCCGAAGACATCGCGGCGGATGAGCAGGAGGTGGCGCTGATGCTGCATGATTTCAGCTTCCGCACGCCCCAGGAGATCCTCGCCTCGCTTACCGGCAAGGGTTCGGCTGCGATGAACATGAAGGGCATGGACATGGGTTCCGGCGGCATGGGCTCCGGCAACATGGACATGGGCAACATGAAGATCGACGGCATGAAGATGGACGGGTCCTCCATGGCCGACCAGATGAAAATGCCGATGGACCTGAACGACATCGAGTATGACGCCTATCTGATCAATGACCGGACGCTTGACGATCCCGATACGGTGATGGTCGACAAGGGCGGCAGGGTGCGGCTGCGGGTGATCAATGGCTCGACCTCGACCGCCTATCTGCTCGATCTCGGTGGGCTCGAAGGTGAGCTGATCGCCGTCGATGGCCAGCCTGTCGCACCCCGGAAGGTGACACGCCTGCCGCTCAGCATGGCGCAGCGCGCCGATATCCGGCTTGCAATCCCGAAGGAAGGCGGCAGTTTCCCGATCCTCGCCCTGCGCGAGGGCACGCCCGATCGCTCCGGCCTGATTCTGTCGACCAGAGGCGCCACCGTCTCGCGGCTGGCCGTGAAGGGGGAGAAGGCGGGCCCCGTGCTCGATCTCGATTTCGAGGCAGGCCTTCGGGCCGCCCGTCCGCTTGCCGACAAGGCCGCCGACCGGGCCATCCGCCTTGATCTCGTCGGCAACATGATGACCTATCAATGGGGCTTTGAAACATCGCAGCCGCTTGTCGCCAGGCCCGGCGAACGGCTGGAAATCACCCTTGCCAACACCACCATGATGGCCCATCCGATGCATCTGCACGGCCATCATTTCCAGGTCGTGGCGATTGATGGAAAGCGGTTTTCCGGTGCGGTCCGCGATACCGTGCTGCTGCCGCCGATGCGGCAGGTGACGATTGCCGTCGATGCCGGCAATCCCGGCAAATGGGCTTTCCACTGCCACCACCTCTACCACATGGCGACAGGCATGATGACCTATCTTGCCTATGAGGGCTATTGA
- the ftsY gene encoding signal recognition particle-docking protein FtsY — translation MALGFIRKIFTFGKDDPATVAPDPAADHVETGVPSAHDNLETIAEEAENQSLEATDEIAASLPDEVIEAQPAGVGEPSLEVADTQAAVDTPEPAAAPLLPKGFAVAESAPELADAPVEVVRLSWFQRLAQGLSRTSSQLTGQIAALFTKRKLDEATLEQLEELLIRCDLGVETAMRVTGALSSERYGKDVTGEDVTRIMAAEISKVLTPVAKPLKLDLSHKPHVILVVGVNGTGKTTTIGKLAAKLSGAGLKVTLAAGDTFRAAAIEQLKIWADRTGSDFIGTKLGADAAGLAFDAFQQAQAKKSDVLIIDTAGRLQNRTELMAELEKIVRVLGKLDPDAPHTVLQTLDATTGQNALNQVEIFRNVAGVNGLIMTKLDGTARGGILVAISARHKLPVYFIGVGEGVDDLEPFEAGDFARAIAGLAH, via the coding sequence ATGGCGCTTGGTTTCATCAGGAAGATTTTCACCTTCGGCAAGGACGATCCGGCAACGGTTGCCCCCGATCCCGCGGCAGATCATGTCGAGACCGGGGTGCCTTCCGCCCATGACAATCTCGAAACCATCGCCGAAGAGGCGGAAAACCAGAGCCTCGAAGCAACCGACGAGATCGCCGCAAGCCTGCCTGACGAGGTCATCGAGGCGCAGCCCGCAGGCGTCGGCGAGCCGTCCTTGGAGGTTGCGGACACGCAGGCTGCGGTTGACACCCCGGAGCCAGCCGCAGCTCCCCTCCTGCCGAAGGGGTTTGCCGTAGCCGAAAGTGCGCCTGAACTGGCCGATGCTCCCGTCGAGGTGGTCAGGCTCAGCTGGTTCCAGCGGCTGGCGCAGGGGCTGTCGCGCACCTCCTCGCAGCTGACCGGGCAGATCGCCGCGCTCTTCACCAAGCGCAAGCTCGATGAGGCGACGCTCGAGCAGCTGGAGGAATTGCTGATCCGCTGCGATCTCGGGGTCGAAACCGCGATGCGCGTCACCGGGGCCCTGTCGTCGGAGCGTTACGGCAAGGATGTCACCGGCGAGGATGTGACAAGGATCATGGCGGCGGAAATCTCGAAGGTTCTGACGCCGGTTGCAAAACCGCTGAAGCTCGACCTCAGCCACAAGCCGCATGTCATTCTCGTCGTCGGCGTCAATGGCACCGGCAAGACCACGACGATCGGCAAGCTAGCCGCCAAGCTGTCGGGCGCAGGTCTTAAGGTGACGCTGGCCGCCGGCGATACGTTCCGCGCCGCCGCCATCGAGCAATTGAAGATCTGGGCGGACCGGACCGGCTCGGATTTCATCGGCACGAAACTCGGCGCTGACGCCGCAGGCCTTGCCTTCGATGCCTTCCAGCAGGCGCAGGCGAAAAAGAGCGACGTGCTGATCATCGACACCGCCGGACGGTTGCAGAACAGGACCGAGCTGATGGCGGAGCTGGAAAAGATCGTCCGGGTGCTGGGCAAGCTCGATCCGGATGCGCCGCATACCGTGTTGCAGACGCTTGACGCCACGACCGGGCAGAATGCGCTCAATCAGGTGGAAATCTTCCGCAATGTCGCAGGCGTCAACGGGCTGATCATGACCAAGCTCGACGGCACCGCCCGGGGCGGCATTCTGGTGGCGATCTCCGCCAGGCACAAGCTGCCGGTCTATTTCATCGGCGTCGGCGAAGGGGTCGACGATCTCGAACCCTTCGAAGCCGGTGATTTCGCCCGCGCCATCGCCGGTCTTGCGCATTGA